Proteins from one Belonocnema kinseyi isolate 2016_QV_RU_SX_M_011 chromosome 8, B_treatae_v1, whole genome shotgun sequence genomic window:
- the LOC117177991 gene encoding pre-mRNA-processing factor 17 encodes MLALQGYGSSDEEGGINSDIDTNKEKREVRSEKNSTNTPLIPLPPPGSSLVSLGLQICAAPEVVPTGSELCVRHIDSTSKEVTHNPKYEELFAPMVGPENPFQTQQQRALKNTLSGYVEKAHFSDFQFENQRRTFTSYGYALDPTADGSVDEGKVLIGAKELAEESGMKTVFESTALRPADKRKRNKNDKPEDVEGFLGPWGGYVDERRIIKPTEEEAAELEEILAKRSKRGKDTSETPVEERTVLHIKDSTDYQGRSFLHAPQDVGVNLRSDAPPERCFLPKSHIFTWEGKTPGKGISQIRWFPRTAHLLLSCSMDARVKLWEVYNERRCIRTYYGHRQAVRDISFDNDGKQFLSAGYDRYVKLWDTETGACISKFTSRKVPYCVKFNPDPDKQHLFVAGTSDKKIICWDIRSGEITQEYDRHLGAVNTITFVDENRRFVTTSDDKSLRVWEWDIPVDMKYIADPTMHSMPAVTLSPNQKWLACQSMDNKIVIFSALNRFKMNRKKTFTGHMVAGYACGLDFSPDMSYLVSGDGDGKCYVWDWKTTKLYKKWKAHDGVCISALWHPHEPSRLATAGWDGKIKYWD; translated from the exons ATGCTGGCCCTACAAGGCTATGGAAGTAGCGATGAAGAAGGCGGTATAAATTCTGATATTGACACGAATAAAGAAAAAAgggaggttaggagtgaaaagaACTCGACAAATACTCCCTTGATTCCTTTACCACCTCCTGGATCTTCTTTAGTATCTCTAGGACTTCAAATATGTGCTGCTCCCGAAGTTGTGCCCACG GGTTCAGAATTATGCGTAAGACACATAGATTCGACCTCGAAAGAAGTGACACACAACCCGAAATACGAGGAATTATTCGCACCCATGGTAGGGCCAGAAAACCCGTTTCAAACTCAACAGCAACGTGCACTCAAAAATACTCTTTCTGGATATGTAGAAAAGGCCCATTTTTcggattttcagtttgaaaatcaaCGTCGAACTTTTACAAGCTATG gatATGCATTAGATCCAACAGCTGACGGAAGTGTAGACGAGGGAAAAGTTCTCATTGGTGCTAAAGAACTTGCCGAGGAGAGTGGAATGAAAACTGTATTTGAAAGCACAGCACTGAGGCCAGcagataaaagaaaaagaaacaaaaatgacAAACCTGAAGATGTTGAAGGATTTTTGGGTCCTTGGGGAGGCTATGTGGACGAGAGAAGAATTATAAAACCGACGGAAGAAGAGGCAGCCGAATTAGAAGAAATTCTTGCTAAGAGAAGCAAAAGAGGGAAGGATACGAGTGAAACGCCTGTCGAGGAACGAACCGTGTTGCACA tCAAAGACTCAACTGACTATCAAGGTCGGTCTTTCTTGCATGCACCGCAGGATGTTGGGGTGAATTTGCGATCAGACGCTCCACCGGAACGTTGCTTCTTACCTAAATCTCATATTTTCACCTGGGAGGGTAAAACACCTGGAAAGGGTATTTCTCAAATTAGATGGTTTCCTCGCACAGCCCATTTATTACTTTCGTGCAGTATGGATGCGAGAGTCAAg CTCTGGGAAGTATACAACGAGAGAAGATGTATTCGTACCTACTACGGACATCGACAGGCTGTTCGTGACATAAGTTTCGACAATGATGGGAAGCAGTTTCTGTCTGCTGGCTACGATCGTTACGTCAAACTTTGGGACACTGAAACCGGAGCTTGTATAAGTAAATTCACCAGCCGTAAAGTTCCCTATTGCGTCAAATTCAATCCTGATCCGGACAAGCAACACTTATTCGTTGCCGGAACTAGtgataaaaagattatttgt tgggaCATTAGGTCTGGCGAAATAACACAGGAGTATGACAGGCACTTGGGTGCTGTTAACACAATCACTTTCGTGGATGAAAATCGCAGATTTGTAACCACGTCCGATGACAAGAGTCTTCGAGTTTGGGAATG GGATATTCCGGTCGATATGAAGTATATTGCAGATCCGACGATGCATTCAATGCCAGCCGTTACTCTTTCACCAAACCAAAAGTGGCTCGCTTGCCAGAGCATGGataacaaaattgtaattttttctgctCTGAATCGATTCAAAATGAATCGCAAGAAAACTTTCACGGGCCATATGGTTGCTGGTTACGCTTGCGGGCTGGACTTCTCCCCTGATATGAG CTATCTCGTTTCCGGAGATGGAGATGGAAAATGTTACGTGTGGGACTGGAAGACcacaaaattgtacaaaaaatggaAAGCGCATGATGGAGTTTGCATCTCCGCCTTATGGCATCCCCACGAGCCTTCTCGACTCGCCACTGCTGGCTGGGACGGAAAAATCAAGTATTGGGATTAA
- the LOC117177992 gene encoding BRISC and BRCA1-A complex member 1-like produces MSEEIGEEVAVLSEKLQMCSTSNSDALEKIKNTRSVFEGKNNLEIRSKMQTNNVKPVNVLERIIFIIDATIEPNATQFELGRGDKFPPLFMIKRVVEIFINAKSMINPNHEYALMILCGNDVRWIKKFTNNTTDFLAYVDDIEDAYNNCNVFELGKLFSEIEEVVVKKEPSFVTRALMIYCRSHAIPKFSSRINFENLMKRQRFFLDILYIHEHPSEDNECDRIYSALNALDVKSCAYIFEVGRNATRLHDHMVKLVAHPLQRPLQKDAHYSLQAHLASLQKEVHTNV; encoded by the coding sequence ATGAGCGAAGAAATAGGTGAAGAAGTCGCTGTCCTGTCGGAGAAGTTGCAAATGTGTTCCACAAGTAATTCCGatgctctcgaaaaaataaaaaacacacgCTCTGTTTTCGAGGGCAAAAACAATTTGGAAATTCGCTCAAAAATGCAGACAAACAACGTGAAACCTGTCAACGTCCTCGAgaggattatttttattatcgacGCTACGATCGAACCGAATGCAACGCAATTTGAACTTGGCAGAGGTGACAAATTTCCACCCTTATTCATGATCAAGAGAGTCGTCGAGATTTTTATCAATGCCAAATCTATGATTAATCCCAATCACGAATATGCATTGATGATCTTGTGTGGCAATGATGTCCGCTGGATCAAAAAGTTCACCAACAACACCACAGATTTCTTGGCCTACGTCGACGACATCGAAGATGCTTACAACAATTGCAATGTCTTTGAACTGGGAAAATTATTCAGTGAAATCGAGGAAGTTGTGGTAAAAAAGGAACCGAGTTTTGTGACCCGTGCTCTAATGATATATTGTCGTTCTCACGCAATTCCGAAGTTTTCATCTCGGattaatttcgaaaatctgatgAAGAGGCAACGTTTTTTCTTAGACATTTTGTACATTCATGAACATCCAAGTGAAGATAATGAATGTGATAGAATTTATTCTGCTTTGAATGCACTTGATGTGAAAAGTTGTGCATACATTTTCGAAGTTGGGAGAAACGCAACGAGACTTCATGATCACATGGTGAAATTAGTGGCCCATCCACTTCAAAGGCCACTGCAAAAAGATGCACATTATTCTTTGCAAGCTCACCTGGCTTCTCTGCAGAAGGAAGTGCACACGAATGTGTGA